The Antedon mediterranea chromosome 7, ecAntMedi1.1, whole genome shotgun sequence genome has a segment encoding these proteins:
- the LOC140055725 gene encoding phosphoribosylformylglycinamidine synthase-like, translating into MTIITRFYKSPALLPGASNVLWKKLAKQLENSKLQDLKTEICFNVEVNGDCLSGEEQKKIQWILGTPFEEFSLLTKSIIVEDDQEPDGLLIEIGPRLNFSTAWSTNAVSICQSAGINHVTRIERSIRYLINVADDHGIAASISPEEEKLLVAVLHDRMTECHYHEPISSFEIKAKPEEVFEIDVIGEGKVALEKANKELGLAFDTWDIDFYTNMFIEKVKRNPTSVELFDLAQSNSEHSRHWFFKGKMVIDGEEKDHSLFKMVMSTQATSNDNNVIKFSDNSSAIKGHKVKVLKPANPGSASVMEESEPLRHIIFTAETHNFPTGVAPFPGATTGTGGRIRDVQAAGKGAHVVAGTAGYCFGNLNIPGYDLPWEDKNMVYPSNMAPALSVAVEASNGASDYGNKFGEPVLTGFSRSFGMMLTESDRREWVKPIMFSGGIGMLESMHATKDEAEKGMKIVKLGGPIYRIGVGGGAASSIQVQGDNTEKLDFEAVQRGDAEMEQKLNRVIRACIEMVDTNPICSIHDQGAGGNGNVLKEICEPAGALIKAKEFQLGDPTINTLELWGAEYQESNAILIRSEDQEKLQDICDREKCPAVFVGDITGDGKIRLEVEKKVEAGKGDAEPPSIKRTALTYPVDLQLEWVLGKMPQKVFKYDRCKPKLKQLTLPDGLTVRCALDRVLRLPSVASKRFLTNKVDRAVTGLIAQQQCVGPLHTPLADVAVIALSHFETVGSATAIGEQPIKGLVDPGCGARMSVGEALTNLVFARVSDLKDVKCSGNWMWPAKLPGEGAALYDACEAMCEVMGKLGVAVDGGKDSLSMAARIGSETIKAPGALVVSVYVACPDITATVTPDLKCPDSKGTLLWVSFGKRHNRLGGSALAQCYNQLGQSSPDLDEPETFVRAFNTTQNLIKDRKISAGHDISDGGIVTTLLEMAFSGNCGIDVKLSEPDVTAIDILFAEEVGLVLEVTANASEDICRQFSDNNVLCSLIGHSSGSGQGSMVVISVNEKEVLNEKMTVLRDVWEETSFQLEKLQANPECVEVEQRNLANRTAPPFKLTFDPVATNLNSVKKGCSKDGMKPKVAVIREEGSNGDREMSSTLHMAGFETWDVNMQDLACGKVTLDQFRGVVFVGGFSFADVCGSAKGWAATILFNPAVRAQFDAFRARKDTFSLGVCNGCQLMGLLGWVAPDVTKELTTDAASAQQGVHLAHNLSERFESRFVAVKINESPALMLKGMEGSVLGVWTQHGEGHMKFSNKETKDTVLSENLAPVRFVDDKGEVTTEYPLNPNGSPNGVAAICSADGRHLAIMPHPERTTLTWQWPWMPQDWRETLQASPWMKMFQNACSWCLETSEADR; encoded by the exons atgaCTATCATTACTCGGTTTTATAAAAGTCCGGCATTACTCCCAGGGGCTTCAAATGTTTTGTGGAAGAAATTAGCAAAGCAGTTGGAAAATTCTAAATTGCAAGATTTAAAAAcggaaatttgttttaatgtggaAGTAAACGGAG ATTGCCTCAGTGGTGAAGAACAGAAGAAAATACAATGGATCTTAGGTACCCCTTTTGAAGAATTTAGCCTGCTGACCAAGTCAATCATAGTTGAAGATGATCAAGAACCTGATGGACTTCTGATTGAAATTGGGCCTAG GTTGAACTTCTCTACGGCCTGGTCAACAAATGCTGTCTCAATCTGCCAATCGGCTGGAATCAACCATGTGACTCGTATTGAGCGTTCTATTCGCTATCTTATAAACGTAGCCGACGATCATGGCATTGCTGCGTCTATCAGCCCCGAGGAAGAGAAGCTACTGGTAGCCGTACTTCACGATCGTATGACGGAATGTCACTACCACGAACCAATCAGCAGCTTTGAAATTAAAGCTAAACCAGAAGAAGTCTTTGAAATTGATGTTATAGGTGAAGGGAAAGTTGCTCTGGAAAAGGCAAACAAAGAATTAG GACTTGCCTTTGATACGTGGGACATAGACTTTTACACCAACATGTTTATTGAAAAGGTTAAACGGAATCCAACAAGTGTTGAACTCTTTGACTTGGCTCAGTCTAACAG TGAGCATAGTCGTCATTGGTTTTTTAAGGGTAAGATGGTAATCGATGGAGAAGAAAAAGATCATTCTTTATTCAAGATGGTGATGTCAACGCAAGCTACCAGCAATGATAACAACGTCATTAAATTCTCGGATAACAGCAG TGCAATCAAAGGCCATAAGGTCAAAGTTCTCAAACCAGCCAATCCCGGGTCAGCAAGTGTGATGGAGGAATCTGAACCACTCAGGCATATCATCTTCACAGCAGAGACCCATAACTTTCCAACTGGGGTTGCACCTTTCCCAGGGGCTACAACTGGTACTGGGGGTAGGATACGTGATGTTCAGGCTGCAGGGAAGGGGGCACATGTAGTGGCTGGCACTGCAGGCTACTGTTTTGGAAATTTGAACATTCCag GGTATGACCTTCCATGGGAGGACAAAAATATGGTTTATCCTAGCAACATGGCGCCTGCTCTGTCGGTTGCTGTAGAGGCCAGCAACGGTGCATCTGACTACGGCAACAAGTTTGGTGAACCCGTTCTAACCGGTTTCTCTCGTTCATTTGGCATGATGCTTACTGAGAGCGACAGAAGAGAGTGGGTCAAGCCCATTATGTTCAGCGGGGGTATTGGGATGCTTGAGAGTATGCATGCGACTAAAGACGAAGCAGAAAAAG GaatgaaaattgtaaaactTGGTGGACCAATCTATCGCATCGGAGTCGGTGGGGGCGCTGCATCTTCCATTCAAGTTCAAGGTGACAATACAGAAAAACTGGACTTCGAAGCCGTGCAGCGCGGTGATGCGGAGATGGAACAGAAACTAAACCGAGTTATAAGGGCGTGCATTGAGATGGTTGATACAAACCCTATATGTAGTATACATGATCAAGGAGCTGGAGGCAATG GTAATGTTTTAAAGGAGATATGTGAACCTGCAGGTGCTCTAATAAAAGCTAAGGAATTCCAACTAGGTGATCCAACCATCAACACCTTAGAACTATGGGGTGCAGAATACCAGGAGTCCAATGCCATACTAATACGATCTGAGGATCAAGAAAAACTTCAAGATATTTGTGACAGAGAGAAATGTCCAGCTGTTTTTGTTGGTGACATTACAGGTGATGGGAAG atTCGTCTTGAGGTGGAAAAGAAAGTGGAAGCTGGTAAGGGTGATGCAGAACCTCCAAGCATAAAAAGAACAGCACTTACTTATCCAGTTGATCTCCAACTTGAATGGGTTCTTGGGAAGATGCCGCAAAAG gTTTTCAAGTATGATCGATGTAAACCAAAACTTAAGCAGTTAACACTACCTGATGGGTTGACTGTCCGATGTGCACTCGACCGTGTTCTGCGTCTACCTTCAGTAGCCAGTAAAAGATTTTTGACTAATAAG GTTGATCGTGCTGTCACGGGCCTGATAGCCCAGCAGCAATGTGTAGGCCCCCTGCACACACCACTCGCTGATGTTGCTGTTATCGCACTCTCCCACTTTGAAACTGTAGGCTCAGCTACAGCCATTGGAGAGCAGCCTATTAAAGGGTTAGTCGATCCTGGCTGTGGTGCCAGGATGTCTGTAGGAGAAGCCCTTACCAATCTTGTGTTTGCTAGGGTCTCCGATCTTAAAGATGTCAAATGTAGCGGTAACTGGATGTGGCCAGCGAAGCTTCCTGGTGAGGGTGCTGCATTGTATGATGCATGCGAGGCTATGTGCGAGGTGATGGGCAAGTTGGGTGTTGCTGTGGATGGTGGGAAGGACTCTTTGAGTATGGCTGCCAGGATAGGCTCTGAAACGATCAAAGCTCCAG gtGCATTGGTTGTGTCTGTGTATGTGGCATGCCCAGATATTACTGCAACTGTGACCCCTGACCTTAAATGTCCAGACAGTAAAG GGACTTTGCTCTGGGTTTCATTTGGTAAAAGGCATAACCGGTTAGGTGGTAGTGCCCTCGCTCAGTGCTATAATCAACTCGGACAATCCTCGCCTGATCTCGATGAACCGGAAACGTTTGTAAGGGCTTTCAACACAACGCAAAATCTTATCAAAG ATAGAAAAATATCAGCTGGTCATGATATTAGTGATGGCGGTATTGTAACAACATTATTAGAAATGGCGTTTTCTGGGAATTGTGGTATTGACGTCAAACTTTCCGAACCTGATG taacTGCAATTGATATTCTGTTTGCTGAAGAAGTAGGGCTGGTGTTAGAAGTAACAGCTAATGCTAGTGAGGACATTTGTAGACAGTTCAGTGACAATAATGTCCTTTGTTCTCTAATTGGTCACTCTAGTGGATCAGGTCAAGGGTCAATG gTTGTCATCTCGGTAAATGAGAAAGAAGTCTTGAATGAAAAGATGACTGTTCTTAGAGACGTGTGGGAAGAGACTAGTTTTCAACTGGAAAAACTACAAGCAAATCCAGAGTGTGTTGAAGTGGAGCAACGCAATTTAGCAAATAGAACAGCACCACCATTTAaattaacctttgaccctgtTGCAACAAATTTGAATTCTGTTAAAAAGGGATGCTCTAAAG ATGGAATGAAACCAAAGGTTGCTGTGATCCGTGAGGAAGGCAGTAATGGAGATCGAGAGATGAGTTCAACACTACACATGGCTGGCTTTGAAACATGGGACGTCAATATGCAAGATTTAGCTTGCGGGAAAGTCACCCTCGATCAATTCCGTGGAGTAGTTTTTGTTGGTGGCTTCAGTTTTGCAGACGTTTGTGGTTCTGCAAAAG gTTGGGCAGCAACTATTTTGTTCAACCCAGCTGTGCGTGCTCAGTTTGATGCATTTAGAGCAAGGAAAGACACTTTCTCACTGGGTGTATGCAATGGCTGCCAACTAATGGGCCTGCTAGGCTGGGTTGCTCCAGATGTCACCAAGGAGCTTACTACAG ACGCAGCATCAGCTCAGCAAGGAGTCCATCTTGCTCATAATCTTTCCGAGCGTTTTGAGTCTCGTTTTGTTGCTGTAAAGATTAATGAAAGCCCTGCTTTAATGCTGAAAGGAATGGAAGGCTCTGTGCTTGGTGTCTGGACACAGCATGGAGAAG GGCACATGAAGTTTTCTAACAAAGAAACAAAAGACACAGTTCTGTCTGAAAATCTTGCACCAGTGCGCTTTGTCGATGACAAAGGAGAAGTGACAACTGAATACCCGTTGAACCCCAATGGCTCACCCAATGGCGTAGCGGCAATTTGCTCCGCAGATGGCCGTCATCTGGCGATCATGCCTCATCCAGAGCGTACAACTTTGACGTGGCAATGGCCATGGATGCCGCAAGATTGGCGGGAGACATTACAAGCGTCACCGTGGATGAAGATGTTCCAAAATGCTTGTTCATGGTGCTTGGAGACGTCGGAGGCAGATAGATAA